The Vicinamibacteria bacterium genome contains the following window.
AGTTTGGATCGCCGGAGAAGATGTTCCCAAATTGCGTCTACATCGCGCGCTGTCAGACCGGTCTTCTCGAGGAATTCCTCTCGCTTCATCACACTCTCGTACTCCGTGAACAGCGGTACGCTCACAACAGGCGTCAACACCTGCTCACTCACGAGGTGAAGGATTTCACGGGACGCACCCTCCGGCGACCGAATCCCCGCAACGAGGACGTTGGTATCCAATACTACTCGCACCCGCTGCGATGGTGTCATATAAGACA
Protein-coding sequences here:
- a CDS encoding putative toxin-antitoxin system toxin component, PIN family; the encoded protein is MVSYMTPSQRVRVVLDTNVLVAGIRSPEGASREILHLVSEQVLTPVVSVPLFTEYESVMKREEFLEKTGLTARDVDAIWEHLLRRSKLQRINFLWRPMLSDPKDDCILECAVNGDVASLITFNKRHFPGIESFGIMLLTPSELLASGAGRKK